One Arthrobacter sp. FW306-07-I genomic window carries:
- a CDS encoding glycerol-3-phosphate dehydrogenase/oxidase, with protein MGPKDSSAQPSVSAPLPRAERPSVHSLRRRPHAKVLVVGGGINGVGTFRDLALQGVDVALVERGDYCQGASGASSHMIHGGIRYLENGEFRLVRESVVERNRLLKIAPHYVKPLQTTIPIFSTFSGILSAPLRFLTHKQQGKPKERGAFLIKAGLSLYDSFSRDGGTVPRHQFRTHKAALQELPDLRPDVKYTATYFDASVHNPERLTLDVLQDGEKAGRAGNAQAAGAQGNTARASNYLSLQSMSSAPNPGTGRGSTVRLRDELTGEEFDFTADIIVNTTGAWVDLTNESMGAASSFMGGTKGSHIVLDHPGLLAACRGREIFFEHTDGRIVLIYPMGDRVLVGTTDVDADMTEDAICTDEEIQYFFDLIGHVFPSIAVTPDDIVYTFSGVRPLPSHDATQPGFVSRDYRIERRASGDNGSGAIVLSLVGGKWTTFRALAEHLTNEVLSELGVQRKVSTAQLPIGGGAGFPADEAGEQKWIKAHMGAGRDADRTAGLLTRYGTRAEAVISYLDAEPDQPLRSTRELTVRELGFMAANEQVGHLVDVFIRRTSLAFRGLVTGELLNEVAEVLSVPLKWDAATRAAEIKHAQDVLQRFHRVETHSLVS; from the coding sequence TTGGGACCCAAGGATTCATCTGCTCAACCCTCTGTCAGCGCGCCCCTTCCAAGGGCCGAACGCCCCTCGGTCCACAGCCTGCGGCGCCGCCCCCACGCGAAGGTGCTGGTAGTGGGAGGTGGCATCAACGGCGTTGGCACGTTCCGTGACCTGGCCCTGCAGGGCGTGGACGTCGCACTGGTGGAGCGCGGTGACTACTGCCAGGGTGCAAGCGGCGCATCCTCGCACATGATCCACGGCGGCATCCGCTACCTCGAAAACGGTGAATTCCGCCTGGTCCGTGAGTCCGTGGTGGAACGCAACCGCCTGCTGAAGATTGCCCCGCACTACGTCAAGCCTTTGCAGACAACAATCCCGATCTTCAGCACCTTCTCCGGGATCCTGTCCGCACCGCTGCGCTTCCTGACGCACAAGCAGCAGGGCAAGCCCAAGGAGCGCGGCGCGTTCCTCATCAAGGCCGGCCTCAGCCTCTACGATTCGTTCTCCCGTGACGGCGGGACGGTGCCGCGACACCAGTTCCGCACCCACAAGGCGGCCCTCCAGGAGCTCCCGGATCTCCGCCCCGACGTCAAATACACGGCGACCTACTTCGACGCCTCCGTCCACAACCCGGAGCGGCTGACGCTCGACGTCCTGCAGGACGGCGAAAAGGCGGGCCGCGCGGGCAATGCCCAGGCCGCCGGAGCGCAGGGGAACACTGCCCGGGCCAGCAACTACCTCTCACTGCAGTCGATGTCGTCCGCACCCAACCCGGGGACTGGCCGTGGCAGCACGGTCCGGCTTCGCGACGAACTCACCGGGGAAGAATTCGACTTCACGGCTGACATCATCGTCAACACCACCGGGGCATGGGTGGACCTCACCAACGAGTCCATGGGCGCTGCATCGTCCTTCATGGGCGGCACCAAGGGCTCGCACATCGTGCTTGACCACCCCGGCCTCCTCGCGGCCTGCCGCGGACGCGAAATCTTCTTCGAGCACACCGACGGCCGGATCGTCCTCATCTACCCCATGGGCGACCGCGTACTGGTGGGCACCACCGACGTGGATGCGGACATGACGGAGGACGCCATCTGCACGGATGAGGAGATCCAGTACTTCTTCGACCTCATCGGCCACGTCTTCCCCTCGATCGCGGTGACGCCCGACGACATCGTCTACACCTTCTCCGGTGTGCGCCCCCTGCCGAGCCACGACGCCACGCAGCCCGGCTTCGTCTCCCGCGACTACCGTATTGAACGCCGCGCCTCCGGCGACAACGGAAGCGGTGCCATCGTCCTGAGCCTGGTGGGCGGCAAGTGGACCACCTTCCGTGCCCTTGCCGAGCACCTGACCAACGAGGTCCTCTCCGAACTCGGCGTACAGCGGAAAGTGTCGACGGCGCAGCTCCCCATCGGCGGCGGCGCCGGCTTCCCGGCCGATGAGGCCGGCGAACAGAAATGGATCAAGGCACACATGGGCGCCGGCCGTGACGCAGACCGCACAGCCGGACTGCTGACCCGCTACGGGACACGCGCCGAAGCAGTGATCTCGTACCTCGATGCGGAACCCGACCAGCCACTGCGCTCCACCCGCGAACTCACTGTCCGTGAACTGGGGTTCATGGCGGCGAATGAGCAGGTGGGGCACCTGGTGGATGTGTTCATCCGGCGCACCTCCCTTGCCTTCCGCGGACTGGTCACCGGCGAACTTCTCAATGAAGTGGCAGAGGTGTTGTCCGTCCCGCTCAAGTGGGACGCCGCAACCCGCGCTGCTGAGATCAAGCACGCCCAGGACGTGCTGCAGCGTTTCCACCGCGTGGAAACGCACAGCCTGGTCTCCTAA
- a CDS encoding sugar-binding transcriptional regulator, which translates to MALSRDQDALRAAQMYYLQDLTMDAIARELRTSRSTVSRLLSSARESGLVQIQIRNPLDTGPELEGMIRRRYNLDVHVVPILGTLNEAETLDRVAMQAARTIGPLVDSNAIIGVAWGSTLSAVSRHLTRKITHDSVIVQLNGAGNMHTTGITYASDIMRRFGSAYGARVEQFPVPAFFDHAATKTAMWNERSVQRVLELQAKMSIAIFGVGSVHADYPSHVYAGGYLDEDDLNALANSDVVGDVATVFFRADGSSDGIVLNERSTGPALAQLRQVRRRICVVSGVSKINGLRGALAARLATDLILDEATARRLVDYEGLTS; encoded by the coding sequence ATGGCACTTTCCCGGGACCAAGATGCCCTCCGAGCTGCACAAATGTATTATCTGCAGGACCTGACCATGGATGCGATAGCACGTGAACTGCGCACCTCCCGGTCCACTGTTTCCCGCCTCCTGTCCTCAGCCAGGGAGTCCGGCCTGGTGCAGATCCAAATCCGCAACCCCCTGGACACCGGCCCGGAGCTGGAGGGAATGATCCGACGCCGGTACAACCTGGATGTCCATGTGGTTCCGATCCTCGGGACGCTCAACGAGGCGGAGACCCTGGACCGGGTAGCCATGCAAGCGGCCCGGACCATCGGGCCCCTGGTGGACTCCAACGCCATCATCGGGGTGGCCTGGGGATCAACCCTCAGTGCGGTGAGCAGGCACCTCACCAGGAAGATCACGCATGACAGCGTCATCGTCCAGCTCAACGGTGCCGGCAACATGCACACCACGGGCATTACCTATGCAAGCGACATCATGCGCAGGTTCGGCAGCGCTTACGGGGCCCGGGTGGAGCAGTTTCCCGTCCCGGCTTTCTTTGACCACGCCGCCACCAAGACGGCCATGTGGAATGAGCGCAGCGTACAGCGCGTCCTGGAGCTGCAGGCCAAGATGAGCATCGCCATTTTCGGTGTCGGTTCCGTGCACGCCGACTACCCCAGCCATGTTTACGCGGGCGGGTACCTGGACGAGGACGACCTGAACGCGCTCGCCAACTCCGACGTCGTGGGTGACGTGGCCACCGTTTTCTTCCGTGCCGACGGTTCCTCCGACGGGATCGTCCTGAACGAAAGGTCCACCGGCCCTGCGCTGGCCCAGCTGCGGCAGGTCCGCCGCAGGATCTGCGTGGTGTCGGGGGTGTCCAAGATCAACGGCCTGCGCGGTGCCCTGGCGGCGCGGCTCGCCACCGATCTGATCCTTGATGAAGCAACTGCACGCCGCCTGGTCGATTACGAGGGGCTGACCAGCTGA
- a CDS encoding aldo/keto reductase: MRTSPRLSLNNGVLIDQLGFGLYKVPAADAEGLVATALAVGYRHFDTAAMYGNETGVARGISSQLGAGAGSGGSGELFPPLGREDVFVTTKVWNDHHGYDATLRAFDDSMVNLGLDYVDMYLIHWPCPRRGLFPETYRALETLYREGRVRAIGVSNFQPAHLDRLLQSAEVVPAVNQIELHPWLQQEELRSKHAELGIHTEAWSPLGRGQVLADPVIQACAAEHRRTPAQVVLRWHMQLGNIAIPKASSEARIRENLDVFGFELSERDLAAIKELDRGQRTGSHPDNVN; the protein is encoded by the coding sequence ATGAGAACCTCACCCCGGCTCAGCCTGAACAATGGCGTGCTGATAGACCAGCTCGGCTTCGGGCTCTACAAAGTGCCGGCAGCAGACGCGGAAGGCCTGGTGGCCACCGCGCTCGCCGTTGGGTATCGGCACTTCGATACGGCCGCCATGTACGGTAACGAAACCGGCGTGGCGAGGGGCATCAGTTCCCAGCTGGGCGCCGGGGCCGGCAGCGGTGGTTCCGGGGAGCTCTTTCCGCCCCTGGGCCGCGAAGACGTGTTCGTTACCACAAAGGTGTGGAATGACCACCACGGCTACGACGCAACGCTGCGGGCATTCGACGACTCCATGGTCAACCTGGGCCTGGACTACGTGGACATGTACCTGATCCACTGGCCCTGCCCCCGCCGCGGCTTGTTCCCCGAAACCTACCGCGCGCTCGAGACGCTTTACCGTGAAGGCAGGGTCCGTGCCATTGGCGTGAGCAACTTCCAGCCGGCGCACCTCGACCGCCTGCTGCAAAGCGCCGAAGTGGTCCCCGCCGTCAACCAGATCGAACTCCACCCCTGGCTGCAGCAGGAAGAACTGCGCAGCAAGCACGCGGAACTCGGAATCCACACGGAGGCATGGAGTCCGCTGGGCCGAGGACAGGTCCTTGCCGACCCCGTCATCCAGGCCTGCGCCGCGGAGCACCGCAGGACGCCGGCGCAGGTGGTCCTCCGCTGGCACATGCAGCTGGGAAACATCGCCATACCCAAGGCCAGCTCCGAAGCGCGGATCCGGGAGAACCTCGACGTCTTCGGTTTCGAGCTTTCAGAGCGTGACCTGGCGGCCATCAAGGAGCTGGACCGCGGGCAGCGGACCGGGTCCCACCCGGACAACGTCAACTAG
- a CDS encoding alpha/beta fold hydrolase, with translation MNTVNPETAPAPAYLSPGLAARTSASTVTLDGGTVAFWTYEPLQETRHTRTILVVHGFRGDHHGLLRVADQLPDMRVIMPDLPGFGGSDAFASDPHSVERYGQFITDFMASQGLGPDTVLLGHSFGSIVASHFVANNPDSVNPLILINPIAAPALEGPKGVMTRLAVLYYRLAARLPRKPGLALLRNPLIVRVMSETMAKTRDRELRAYIHGQHHAYFSSFADRDSLLESFTASVSNHVAEVADRLDLPVLLIAGEKDEIATLPNQHRLLALLPDGQLKVIPGVGHLIHYETPEPAARYIRSFLEDHPA, from the coding sequence ATGAATACTGTGAACCCGGAGACCGCCCCTGCGCCGGCGTACCTGAGCCCCGGCCTTGCCGCCCGCACGTCCGCCTCAACCGTGACCCTCGACGGCGGAACGGTGGCCTTCTGGACCTACGAACCCCTCCAAGAGACGCGGCATACCCGGACCATCCTGGTGGTCCACGGGTTCCGCGGCGACCACCACGGGCTCCTGCGCGTGGCGGACCAGCTCCCGGACATGCGTGTCATCATGCCGGACCTGCCAGGCTTTGGCGGTTCCGACGCTTTCGCCAGCGACCCGCACTCGGTGGAGCGTTACGGACAGTTCATCACCGATTTCATGGCATCCCAGGGCTTGGGGCCGGACACCGTGCTGTTGGGACATTCCTTCGGCTCCATCGTGGCGTCACACTTCGTGGCCAACAACCCGGACAGCGTAAACCCATTGATCCTCATCAACCCCATCGCCGCCCCGGCGCTGGAGGGACCCAAGGGGGTGATGACCCGGCTGGCCGTGCTCTACTACCGGCTGGCGGCCCGGCTTCCCCGGAAGCCCGGGCTGGCGCTTTTGCGCAATCCGCTGATTGTGCGGGTGATGAGCGAAACCATGGCCAAGACGCGCGACAGGGAGCTGCGCGCCTACATCCACGGACAGCACCACGCCTATTTCAGTTCCTTCGCCGACCGGGACAGCCTGCTGGAGTCCTTCACGGCCTCCGTCAGCAACCATGTGGCGGAGGTGGCGGACCGCTTGGACCTTCCTGTGTTGCTGATCGCCGGCGAAAAGGACGAAATTGCCACCCTTCCCAACCAGCACCGCCTCCTGGCCCTGCTGCCGGACGGGCAACTGAAGGTGATCCCCGGCGTCGGACACCTGATCCATTACGAAACGCCGGAACCGGCCGCCCGCTACATCCGCAGCTTCCTGGAGGACCACCCCGCGTGA